In the Cylindrospermopsis raciborskii Cr2010 genome, TATTTAGAGGTGAACGGGCAAAAGATGGGCGTTTTCGACAGTTTCGTCAGTGTGACATTGATGTAGTTGGTCGAGACAAGCTAAGTTTGTTATACGATGCCCAAATGCCAGCAATTATCACAGAAATATTTGCAGCCATTAATATTGGTGATTTTGTCATTCGTATTAATAACCGCAAAATTCTCTCGGGCTTTTTTCAATCTCTGGGGATTGCCCAGGAGCAAATTAAAACTTGTATCGGTATTATTGATAACCTAGAAAAAATTGGTGAAGCTAAAGTTCAACAGGAGCTAGAAAAATCCGGTATTTCCTTAGAACAAAGCAGAAAGATAATTGAATTTATCAACATTGATGCCAATGTGGATGATGTTTTAGACAAACTCAAACATCTGGCAGTAAATTTACCCCAAGCAGAAGGATTTAACTTAGGAGTAAGTGAATTAGAAGCAGTAATTGATGGAGTGAAGAATTTAGGAGTACCCGCCCAACGTTTCTGTATTGACTTATCCATTGCGCGTGGGTTAAACTACTACACGGGAACCGTTTATGAAACCACCCTAATTGGACATGAATCCCTCGGTAGTATTTGTTCTGGTGGTAGATATGAAGAACTAGTGGGAATATTTTTGGGTGAAAAAATGCCAGGAGTAGGGATCTCCATAGGACTATCTAGACTAATTAATCGATTATTAAAAGCGGATATTCTACAGAAATTACCACCCACACCCGCTCAAGTAATGGTAGTAAATATCCAAGAAGACCTAATGCCCATTTATTTACAGGTGTCACAACAATTAAGACGAGCGGGAATTAATGTTGTCACTAACTTTGAGAAAAAACAATTAGGTAAGCAATTTCAGTTAGCAGATAAACAGGGAATTAGATTTTGTGTCATCATTGGTAGTCAGGAAGCTGCTAACGCCAAATCATGCTTA is a window encoding:
- the hisS gene encoding histidine--tRNA ligase codes for the protein MTRNEKINFATPSGFPEFLPGEKRLELYLLDTIRKVFESYGFTPIETPAVERLEVLQAKGNQGDNIIYGIEPILPPNRQLERDKSGETGAEARALKFDQTVPLAAYIARHLNELTFPFARYQMDMVFRGERAKDGRFRQFRQCDIDVVGRDKLSLLYDAQMPAIITEIFAAINIGDFVIRINNRKILSGFFQSLGIAQEQIKTCIGIIDNLEKIGEAKVQQELEKSGISLEQSRKIIEFINIDANVDDVLDKLKHLAVNLPQAEGFNLGVSELEAVIDGVKNLGVPAQRFCIDLSIARGLNYYTGTVYETTLIGHESLGSICSGGRYEELVGIFLGEKMPGVGISIGLSRLINRLLKADILQKLPPTPAQVMVVNIQEDLMPIYLQVSQQLRRAGINVVTNFEKKQLGKQFQLADKQGIRFCVIIGSQEAANAKSCLKDLSTGEQIEVPFSNLAKTLQQILQPTLSHGG